From Carcharodon carcharias isolate sCarCar2 chromosome 21, sCarCar2.pri, whole genome shotgun sequence:
GTGGGGTGCGGAACAAAGACAAAAGGGAAAGTCTATGTCACTGACTAATGATTAACCTACACCCATTGTCCCTCTCTGATCACTGACTAATGATTAACCTACACCCATTGTCCCTCTCTGATCACTGACTAATGATTAACCTACACCCGTTGTCCCTCTCTGATCACTGGCCAATGATTAACCTACACCCATTGTCCCTCTCTGATCACTGACTAATGATTTAGATCCacggaagaggcatacaaattgactAAAAAAAAcagatctgaggattgggagcagtttagaattcagcaaaggaggaccaagggattgattaaggtggggaaaatggagtatgagagtaagcttgcggggaacataaaaactaactaaaagtttctgtaggtacgtgaagagaaaaagattggtgaaggcaaatgtaggtcccttacagtcagaaacaggggaatttataatggggaacaaagaaatggctggccaactaaatacattctttggttctgtcttcacaaaggaggacactaataacataccagaaatgttggggaacgcagggtttagtgagagggaggaactgaaaaaatcagtattagtagggaaatggtgttggggaaattgaatgggattgaaagccgatacatccccagggtctgataatctacatcccagagtacttaaggaaatggccctagaaatagtggatgcattggtggtcatcttccgagattctatagacactggaacagttcctacaggttgaagggtagctaatgtaaccccactattcaaaaagggaggaagagagaaaacagggaattatagaccagtcagcctgacgtcggtaatgggggaaattctagagtccattataaaagagttaatagctgagcacgtggaaaacagtggcagaatcggatagagtcagcatggatttatgaaagggaaatcatgcttgacaaatctactggaattttttgaagatgtaactagtagagttgatgagggggagccagtggatgtggttcatCTGGTtcttcaaaaggcttttgacaaagtcccacataagagattagcatgtaaaattaaagtgcatgggactggggtagtgtattgagatggatggaaaattagttggcagacaggaaactaaGGGTAGAAATAAactggtctttttctgaatggcaggcagtgaccagtggggtaccgctgggaccccagttattcacaatatatactaatgatttagatgagggaactaaatgtaatgtctccaaatttgcagatgacacaaagctgggtgggagggtgagctgtgaggaggatgcagagatgcttcagtgtgatttggacaagctgagtgagtgggcccaaatgcatggcagatgcagtataatgtggataaacgtgaggttattcactttggtagcaaaaaaggaaggcagattatcatctgagtggctataaattgagagaggggaacgtgcaacgagacctgggtgtccttgtacaccagtcgctgaaggtaagcatgcaggtacagcaggcggtaaagaaggcaaatggtatgttggccttcatagccagaggattcgagtacaggaacaaggatgtcttgctgcaattgtacagggccttggtgagaccacacctgaaatattgtgtgcagttttggtctccttatcagaggaaggatgttcttgctatacagggaatgcagcgaaggtttacccgactgattcctgggatggcaggactgacatatgaggagatattgagtcgattaggattatattcgctggagttcagaagaacgaggggggatctcatagaaacctatagaattctaacaggactagacagggtagatgcaggaaggatgttcccaatggtgggggagtccaaaagcagaggccacagtctgaggatacagggtagaccatttaggactgagatgaggagaaattcttcacccagagagtggtgaattcgcttacacagaaagtagttgaggtcaaaacattgtatgttttcaaggagttagatatagctcttggggtgaaagggatcaaaggatatggggagaaagcgggagcaggctattgagttggatgatcaaccatgattatgatgaatggtggagcaggttcgaagggccaaacagcctactcctgctcctagtttctatgtttagcCTAAACCCATTATCCCTCTCTGATCACTGACTAATGATTAACCTATGACCCCTGTCCCTTGCTATCAACTAATTGGTGACTTGTGGCCTCATCTGGTAGATGGGTGTGGGCAGACAAGAGGTTCTGCGATAaacaaaagaaaatgctggaaatactcagcaggtttggcagcagctgtgcagaaagagagttaacgtttcaggtctgtgacctttctcagtgattctcaaattctctctcacaTCCAGACAGGAATCCTACAGTTTGACAAGGCAACCAGTGTCCTGCACCCACCAATCAACATCTGGACGACATTAGCAGCCCCATATCGCTGAATCTCATTCACCCAGTGTGGCACGGAGTTGAAGGAGGATTGCTTGGTGATGTCATAAGCGATCATGGCTCCATGTGCGCTGCGATAGTAACTTTGTGTGATGGTCCGGAATCGCTCCTGTCCAGCTGTGTCCCACACCTGCACCTTCACAGAACAAATACACCATGTTAGAGCTTCACTATCTCCAGGCATTCTGCATCCCACCACTAGGGAACCAAACCATGCCCCCTACCTGAGCCTCCCCACCATGTCCAATTAAGTCCCCTGCAATCAGAGaatgcagagagcgagagtgaagtgAAGCAAAGTATGAGAGCACAGCACAAAGAGCGACAAATGCCcaggagtgagtgggacagtgggaacagagtgaggatgagtgagtgagagaccgcgGGGATGAaatgggggggagtgagtgagagacagtggggacagactgagggggtgtgagagactgtggggatggagtgagggggagtgagtgagagaccgcgGGGACGGAGTGAGGGGaagtgagtgagggacagtggggacggagtgaggggggagtgagagaccgCGGggacggagtgagggggagtgagtgagagaccacaaggatggagtgagggggagtgagtgagggacagcGGGGATGgaatgaggggggagtgagtgagagacagcggggacagagtgagggggagtgagagtcagcgaggacggagtgagggggagtgagtgagagacagcgaggacggagtgagggggagtgagtgagagtcagcgaggacggagtgagggggagtgagtgagagatggcggggacggagtgaggggggagtgagagaccgCGGggacggagtgagggggagtgagtgagggacagcggggacggagtgagggggagtgagtgagagtcagcgaggacggagtgagggggagtgagtgagagacggcGGGGacggtgtgagggggagtgagtgagagacaatggggacggagtgaggggggagtgagtgagagtcagcgaggacggagtgagggggagtgagtgagagacggcGGGGacggtgtgagggggagtgagtgagagacaatggggacggagtgaggggggagtgagtgagagacagcggggacggagtgaggggggagtgagagaccgCGGGgacggagtgaggggggagtgagtgagagaccgcaaggatggagtgagggggagtgagtgagggacagcGGGGATGgaatgaggggggagtgagtgagagacagcggggacggagtgagggggagtgagagtcagcaaggacggagtgagggggagtgagtgagagacagtggggacggagtgagggggagtgagtgagagtgagtgaggacggagtgagggggagtgagtgagagacagtggggacggagtgagggggagtgagtgagagtcagcgaggacggagtgagggggagtgagtgagagacggcGGGGacggtgtgagggggagtgagtgagagacaatggggacggagtgaggggggagtgagtgagagacagcggggacggagtgaggggggagtgagagaccgCGGggacggagtgagggggagtgagtgagagaccgcaaggatggagtgagggggagtgagtgagggacagcGGGGATGgaatgaggggggagtgagtgagagacagcggggacggagtgagggggagtgagagtcagcaaggacggagtgagggggagtgagtgagagacagcgaggacggagtgagggggagtgagtgagagacagcggggacggagtgagggggagtgagagtcagcaaggacggagtgagggggagtgagtgagagacagtggggacggagtgagggggagtgagtgagagtgagtgaggacggagtgagggggagtgagtgagagacagtggggacggagtgagggggagtgagtgagagacagtggggacggagtgagggggagtgagtgagagtcagcaaggacggagtgagggggagtgagtgagagacagcggggacggagtgagggggaatgagtgagagacagtggggacggaatgagggagagtgagtgaccgcggggacagagtgagggggagtgagtgaccgCGGGgacagagtgatggggagtgagtgaccgcggggacagagtgagggggagtgagtgaccgcggggacagagtgagggggagtgagtgagggacagcggggacggagtgagtgagggacagcggggacggagtgagggggagtgagtgagagactttgaggacagagtgaggggggagtgagtgagagacaatggggacggagtgagggggagtgagtgagagacaatggggacggagtgaggggggagtgagtgagagacagcggggacggagtgaggggggagtgagagaccgCGGGgacggagtgaggggggagtgagtgagatactttgaggacggagtgagggggagtgagcaagagtcttTGAGGATGAAGTGAGTGAGAGACGGCGGggacggagtgagggggagtgagtgagagacggtggggacggagtgagggggagtgagtgagagacagcggggacagagtgagggtgagtgagtgagagactttgaggacggagtgagggggagtgagtgagagacagcggggacggagtgagtgagggacagcggggacggagtgagggggagtgagtgagggactttGAGGACGGAGTGAGGGTGAATTTGCGTACATTGCCCCACCTTTACTCTCTTGCCCTCGATATCCAGTGTTTTGACAATGAAGTCGACTCCGATTGTGTTCTGCTGTTTCTCCATGAAGACTCCAGTTTTGAAACGATGGACCAAACAAGTCTTGCCAATGTTGGAATCTCCGATCAGCACGATCTTAAAGAGATAGTCAAAGGCTTCGTCTGCACCAGTCCCTATTGTATTCATACTGCAATGAACAAGTACTTAAATGTATCAATTGGTAATAAAATGTCCATCAAAATTACTGGTCCTAATAACTTCTTTCAAACTGCATTAGACACAGAATGATTAAAGCACAGCAGGAGTGCTTTCGGCCCATTGTTTATGTTCTGGCTCTCTCAAGGACCAATTCACCTAGAGTCACTCCCCTACCTTCTCCCcttaacccagcacattcttccttttgagataatgatccaatttgtctttgaatgcctcgattgaccctgcctctaccacgcTTCCAGGGaactcattccagatcctaaccactctccgtgtgaaaatatttcttctcgtgttttggcgagtcaggagtgattcacttcagaattcccagtctctggccTGGCCtcatagtcacagtatttatgtgattGGTCCAGTTCAGTCACTCTGCCTTTC
This genomic window contains:
- the LOC121293186 gene encoding ras-related protein Rab-19-like isoform X2, which gives rise to MKLDLYLSSMNTIGTGADEAFDYLFKIVLIGDSNIGKTCLVHRFKTGVFMEKQQNTIGVDFIVKTLDIEGKRVKVWDTAGQERFRTITQSYYRSAHGAMIAYDITKQSSFNSVPHWVNEIQRYGAANVVQMLIGNKADLQEKREVPFEEACNVAEKFGLLAVLETSAKEAQNVDEAFIMMTRELLARNGLHLSSENTQSTLQLDSRPLHATVSTKKSPCSCKPH
- the LOC121293186 gene encoding ras-related protein Rab-19-like isoform X1, whose amino-acid sequence is MKLDLYLSSMNTIGTGADEAFDYLFKIVLIGDSNIGKTCLVHRFKTGVFMEKQQNTIGVDFIVKTLDIEGKRVKVQVWDTAGQERFRTITQSYYRSAHGAMIAYDITKQSSFNSVPHWVNEIQRYGAANVVQMLIGNKADLQEKREVPFEEACNVAEKFGLLAVLETSAKEAQNVDEAFIMMTRELLARNGLHLSSENTQSTLQLDSRPLHATVSTKKSPCSCKPH
- the LOC121293186 gene encoding ras-related protein Rab-19-like isoform X3; its protein translation is MNTIGTGADEAFDYLFKIVLIGDSNIGKTCLVHRFKTGVFMEKQQNTIGVDFIVKTLDIEGKRVKVQVWDTAGQERFRTITQSYYRSAHGAMIAYDITKQSSFNSVPHWVNEIQRYGAANVVQMLIGNKADLQEKREVPFEEACNVAEKFGLLAVLETSAKEAQNVDEAFIMMTRELLARNGLHLSSENTQSTLQLDSRPLHATVSTKKSPCSCKPH